TCCtcagccctccttcctcctccctccctcccaagtaCCACCGTCATGCCCTCAGCCCCAGCTGCTTCTGAAGACAAAAATCTTAAGACTCTTTCCCGTCCTTACCACCACACCCCTGGGCGCCTGTCGTTCCTGGAAGGCTCAGAGCTCTTTCCTGCCTTGGGCTCTTACCGCCACGGGCTTCAGCCGGTGGTCACTCTCCGAGGGAGGCCCTCCCtggccagccccaccccagctAAGGCAGACGCTGGCCTATTCTGTCCAGGCTCTTGCCCTTCTTTCCCAAGCATTTGCTCTCATTTAACTGTTGGGCATCGGTGGAAGATTTGCTTGGTGGCTGTCTTCCTGGCTGGACTGTGGCACCTCAAGGTCTCAGGGATTCTCTGGCCCCTAAAGCCATGTGTGACTCAGGTAGACACTCACACTGTATTTGttgaaaggatggatggatggaaggatggatggaaggatggatggacagatggatggatagatggatggatggacagacggaaggacggatggatggaaggatggatggacagatggatggatggaaggatggatggaaggaaggatggatggatggatggaaggatggatggaaggatggatggatggatggatggacagatggatggacagatggatggacagaaggatggatggacagacggaaggatggatggatggaaggatggatggacagatggacagatggatggatggatggatggatggatggaaggatagatggatggatggatggatggatggatggacagatggacagatggatggacagatggatggatggaaggatggatggacagatggacagatggatggacagatggatggatggaaggatggatggaaggaaggatggatggatggatggatagaaggatggatggatggaaggatggatggaaggatggatggatggatggatggacagatggatggacagatggatggacagaaggatggatggacagacggaaggacggatggatggaaggatggatggacagatggacggatggatggatggatggatggatggatagaaggatagatggaaggatggatggaaggaaggatggacagatggacggatggatggatggatggatggaaggatagatggatggatggatggatggatggatggatagaaggatagatggaaggatggatggaaggaaggatggatggacagatggacagatggatggatggatggacagatggatggacagatggatggatggaaggatggatggacagatggacagatggatggacagatggatggatggaaggatggatggaaggaaggatggatggatggatggatggaaggatggatggatggaaggatggatggaaggatggatggatggatggacagatggatggacagatggatggacagaaggatggatggacagacggaaggacggatggatggaaggatggatggacagatggacggatggatggatggatggatggatagaaggatagatggaaggatggatggaaggaaggatggacagatggacggatggatggatggatggatggaaggatagatggatggatggatggatggatggatagaaggatagatggaaggatggatggaaggaaggatggatggatgaatgggtggatggatggatggatggacagacagatggatggaaggGGAGTCTTGGTATCAGATTGAGGAGGTGTCTGTTCATGCTTTCTTTAATTCGACAGGGATTTACGGGGATCCTGTTGACAGCCCCATGCTGGCCACTACAGAGGTTACGAGAACACCTGACACCTACCATCTGCATAATTCAAGGCACCTTCTCTCTGGATGGGGGCAGGACAATACACAAATAATTGTAACTAAGGGACCGTGTCAGTACAATGACCACTGGCTTGAAATTTCAGGACAATCCCAGTATTGAGTGATAAGAATAAGCTCTTATTTGATTCTAagccttttaatgttttatctaaaTCAGTTagcaagacagagaaaagaactgTTCAGTCTCTATAGGCAATTGTGCCTTTAAAAAGTGGTCCTGATGAGTGTGAGACACATAGAGTGTGCCCCGTTCTAACAAAACGCATGCAGAAGACATTGGCTGGGGCAAACAAGGAGAGCTTCCCCACGCCCACCCTTAACCTCGGCCAGTTCTAGAACTCATATTCATccagtaaacaaatatttatcgagtgccTGCTACGTGCCAAGCTCTGTGTCACCAGCAGTGAACGAAACCGAGATCCCTGCTCTTACAGAAGTCACAGTCCagcaatgggggagggggagacaccaacaataaataaaacaacaaagcaaacGCCACAGGAATTCGAAGACAAACGCTATGGGGAAACGAGAAAACAAGACACGGGGTGCAGGGCACCATTTCAAATCAGGTGGTCAGAGGAGGTGATGTGAAAATCTGAAAGGAAAGGGGATCCGGGAGGAACTGGAGGAGGGATGACAAGCAGGGACTGTCTTCCGAATTTGCGGGACAACTGCCATGCTCCCCAAAATGTGCCCCGGGACCCCCGATCCGTGCCCTCGCCCCATGCCAGCCTGTAGGTCCTACATGGCATGAGGTGGCTTGACTTGCTCTCAAAAAGTATCTATGGGATTTGTGGGCTGATTCGTACAGAATGGAATGCTCCCTGCAGCCTCCTTCTTTGCCTTCGTCCACgcgaactcctactcatccttcaagacccaaACACATAAGGATGGAGTTGATTGCTCTCTCCTTGGAGCTATCCACCCTTATTTATGCAAGCTTTGCACCTTATAGAAACTTCTTTCATAGCCCCCGATGCACTGTATTCCCCTTCTTTTCCTGAAGGTCCTTCCCTGCACTGGGAGCCCTCAAGGGGATCTGACTTCTGGACCCCTGGAGCCTCCTGGAGATGCTTGGTTAATGGTGGCCGAGTTGAAATGACCTGCTGTCCCTTCAGCGCTCCCTCTCAGAGAAGTGGTTTGCATTTCTGGGGGCCTGGGGTGCCAGAGCTGAGCTCCTTTGGGATGTGAGCAAGATAATTCAACTTTTGCTAgttttaaagttgaaaaacaaaacaaaaaaaagtgatgttGAAGATGAGGGCTTGAGCCCCCAGCCAAAGCTCAAGGAGGGAAAAACCCAGAGCCCCAGGACCTTGGCACGTGCCATGCCTGGGCTccctgactgcagccccgcctgAATGTGCTCAGCTCCGTCAGCTCTTTCCGGGGCTTTGCTTCCCTCATCCCAGGAGCCGGACTCAGGCTGGCCCTGCTGGGGTGGAGGCCTCCCTTGGAGCCACCAACTACcctggccaccagggggcagggTGAAGTAGACAGCCTgggccctgggtggggtgggggctggtggggtggTGAAGGGTCCCAGATAAAGAGCAGGTCACTGAGCCTGGGGACCAAACACCCAGAGAGCCTCCTTCCGGGGGCCCTGCCTCACTCGAGCCTGCCCTACGCTTCCTGTGTGAGAGGCCCGGGACTCTGGCCTTATTTGAAGGGTAGGGGTGTTGGAGGCAAAAGCTCTGGGGACACCCTTTCCCTCCCAggtggctgcatttttttttttttaacaaaggctTTGTTTTCCCCAACAGTTTGCCAACTTCTGTCGCAAAAGGACTCCCACCGTGCCCAACTTCAAGCTAACATTGTGATGTCCCTGAACTCAGAGTTGGGAACAGATTCACACCATTGGCCCTGGCCAGCTGGTGCGAGCCGGCTCCAGCATGCCCCTGGCTGCGGGGGTCCAGGTTCAAGGGCACGAGCTCCCCCGAGACTCCCCGTGAGGACCCCGGCCGGCCCTAGCTCGAGGAGGTGTTGCCCCGTCCAGACACCCTCTGAAAAATCCTAGCTCGGGTCCTAGATACACGTCAGCAAGGCCTGGGTTTGACTCCTTCAAGTGCCCACTGGACAGGTTCAAAATCCCAGGACCCGCAAAACCgtctccttcccccctcctggCTTTTTTCAGTTCCCGGGAAGGGCTGAGCAGTTTCCTACCCCCGGGGCCTTTGCTTATAGACTGTCAGCCACACGAGGGCGGGGCCCGTGTGGATTTTGTGTTCACGGCATCGTCCCCCGGGGCCTAGCACGGCGCAGAGCCTGGAAAAGGCAGCGACTCCGTGATTGTCGAATAGATGTGCACGTGGTACCCAAAGGCACTTATCtggtctctttcttcctctgtaaaaaagtaggggcgccctggtggctcagccggttaagcctctgactcttgatctcagctcaggtcaagatctcgcggttcgggagatCGAGCCCGGAGTCGTGCTCTGCGCTGAccgggtggagcctgcttgggattctcatagtctccctctctctctgcccctcccctgctcgcgcgtgctctcgctctcaaaataaataaataaacttaaaaaaaaaaaaacagcataacCCAACGTCCTACCTTACAATAATATTtaacatcttggggcgcctgggtgaacCAGCAACCTCAACTGAGCTCAGGGAAGTGTGACTCTTcttgggagggtgggggcggggctctAAGACATGGTGACCTTGGTGCCCGGGGATTTGAAGGCCAAGGGGCAGGGCTGACAACTGATAAGCGCTGGGGGACGCTCAGGGCCGATGCTGTCCCCCCCCAAGTCTGGGAAGGCTCCCTAGAACCAAGATACCTGGCTGAATCAGATGGCCACATCTGACAATGTGGCCAGAGAGCTTTGGTGACGATGTGCCAGCTGTACCTTTGACCACGTCTCCCCCACAGCCCCTCTTATCCCGCTTGGGGGTTCGGCCCGGACTCTCAGGGCTCAGAGGTAAATCTTGCTTCCCACAGTTCTGTTCTTCCCAGAGGCTGGGTTGGGTGCGGTCATGTGACGGCTCTGGCCAAGGAGAAGTAGGGAGAGGCTGCAGGAGGGAAGACTGGTCATCTCACCTGCCCCCGTCATGCCCGATGTGACACGCCGGGGACCCGGGACAGCAAACGTGTGGCCACCAGCTTGTGGCTGCCGTCCTGTGGCCCTGAGGGACGCTGGCCTGAGCACAAAGCTGTGGCGCTAAGAGCGCCCAGTGGCACCCTGGGACAACCCGTGATCCTTAGCGAAGCTGCTGTGCTGCTGAACGAACCAGCCCTGGGATTTCGGGTTATTTGTCCTTTCTGATGCCTTATGTTCTAGAAGCATTCTGTGCCCCCAAAAGCATCCTAACAGATACAGAAGGGACATGCCACgaaaagcagagggagggaaggattcTTTCCTAGGTTCttaagcgttttttttttttcatctttatttatttttaagagagagagagatacactcagagtgtgagcagggaggggcagagagagaggagacacagaatccaaagcaggctccaggctctgagctgtcagcccagagcccgatgcggggctcgaacccacgaactgtgagatcgtgacctgagccgaaagtcggacgcttaaccggctgagccacccaggcgcccctaggttctTATGTTTTAAAACGGGAAGGAGAGAACCTGTCTGCCCCGTTGAGAGCTTTGGGAGAGGGTGCCCTGAGCAGACACTGAGTAGATCTGAGCTCCCGGCTACCCCTGGGGGTAGAGGcgggcagagggggaggaaggaacgTGTCGGTCTTGGGGTTCCTGGCTGAAGGGGACCGtcgcccctcctccccagctgagcctggagctgggGTACAGAGGAGATCCCCAACAGGTGTGGGGCAGCTGAGACTCAGAGGGGCCACGGCGCCCTCCCAGGCCGAACCCTGGGGAGGCGGCTGAGAACCCGGACAAGAAACGGCCACGCGGTGTATTCAGGCACAGGATCCCGGGCTCAGACAGCTCCCGGAGCGATGCAGAACCTGTGAGACAAGCCCCCGTGCACAGCGCCCCAAGAGGGACGAGAACCCAGGAGGGCTCCGCGGGAGTGAGCGCGCGGCTCAGCTGGTatgtgaggggggggggggacccaggagcccagagcGGTGGAAAGCAAGTTCTAGTTCGCGCACCTCTGTGTTTGTGACACCAATGCGTCCCCCGCCCCCAGCGGGGAACAGCAGTTGGCCAGAGGAAGGACAGGGACGGTcgcccacactcacactctcactgCGCTGCTGCGTGGGCCCGGACCTCGGTTACTAGTTCCTCCCGCCCACACCCTCACCTCCAGGCAGCAACTTCACACCCCAGCCCGACCCTGcacggcgccccccccccccggcctccctTCCTGCTGGGTGTGCAAGCCAGCTGCTCCCGGCCACGGGGGCTTAGCCTCGCACTCTTGACTCCTGTCCTGGaaatccctccttccttcctctctggctcCCGCAGCCTGCCTTCTGGAAGCAGCTCTGCCCTGCCGGGCCCCACCCCGAGTGTTCTTGACATCTGTTTCTGGTCGTGTTGAGTCTCTGCCTATGTTTTCCCTTCCTCCAGATGCACACGTGGCAGCCTGTGGCTACCGGGCCCCGGGCCGTGGAGCTGGcgggaggaggaagaaacagtGGAGGGTGCTGCACAgattccaacccccccccccgccacccccgggCCAGGACTCCTGGACCTTGCCTCCCGcggctcctctcccctcctgctcaGTACACGTCATCCATCCAGCAAAATGGCCTTGGAGCGCGGGCCGGGCGCCAACCCCCGCGAACGCGCGAAACACCAGCACGTTCGGTCCTCATTTGAAACAGAACTGAGACTCACGGGGACGAGGTGACAGGCCCGGTTCATGGGCACAGGAGAAACAGTGGTGTCGGCGCTGAGCCAGGAGCTGTTCTAAGGGAACAGGGACCCGGGATCAGAACCCCCCCTAGCCGGGCTCCAGAGCCCACACGCTCTGGAATCCGAGCGCTCACCGCTTCCCTGAAATTTCTCAAGCCCTGTCACTTGGCACTTCCTATTTTCTGGGACGATCAGCGCTGGTTTCACGTTCCTTCCCATCGTCAGTCCAGGGGTCCTGATCTGGAGTTCTGAAAGTCACCCCGTATAGCCTCGGGCACCCGCAAAGGCCTCCGTGggccaagggggggggggctttgaaCCCGACGTGACAGATAAGGACAATGGGGGGACCCAGAGAGACTAGATGCGTTACCCAGCGTCTTCTAGTCCTCAGCTGACTCAGGGGGCTCCCCCGGGGCAGAGCCGGCACGGGAGCCCAGCTACTGGCACCCAGGCCTGCCCTCTTCTCACTGCCATAGAAAAGTCTAGTAGGGGCAACAGAGCCTGGTAGACCCGTTGCCCAAGCTGAACCCGCCCCCCATCTGGCTGCCCTCCGCCCACCCCCCTCTGCTATTAAATCTCTTGCCTCCTTTGAAGTCCAGTGGGAATACGGCCCTTCCCACCGGATGGCGTCCTGGGTCCACACCGTGCCCTTCCCGGGCCCACGGCACCGCTGACCGCCTCTGGTCCCACCCTGTACAATCCACACTCCACCCGGCCACGAGAGCGGTCTGCCCCTTTAGTTAACTCTAACCAGTGACCACGCGGCTCAGAACCCTCCAGCAATGCCCCAGCACGTGGGGGGTCAAGTCCAGACGAAGGCAGACATTCGAGACCTTTTATGACTTGGCGCCTCCTCACCTTTCCAGCCTTAAATCTCATCCTGCCCTTGTCTCTTGCACTTTTCCAAACATTTCCATAGCGTGCTGCCCTCTCCAAGTGCCCAGAGCATAGACCGCACTGGCCCACGGCCACCCCTTGCACCCCACTGTCCCTTTTCCCCCAGATCATGGTGTCTTTCAAACTCCTATTCGTCCTCCGAGGCCCGGCTCGAATGCCCCCTCCACTAAGAAGCTTTCCTAGATCACCCTCTCGAGAATTCTCCACACTCTTCCCCATACTCCAGTGCAACAGAGGAAGGTCCTTCCTCCTGTGTGACTTCCGGGCACACCCTACCCAAGCCCATGGGATGGATCCAGCCCACCCGTCCAGGTAGCAGGCCCCCGGGGACACAGCTGGGTTCAGCTGCCTGCACCAGCTCTGTTCCTGGTTTCAACTCAGATCCCTGTCCGATCACcattctccccgcccccccacaccaCCCGACCAAGCAATGGCCAAGCTGAGGTGAGGTCCCCTGACTCCTCGTCCaggctttttttccatttcatgagCCTCTTCGCCCCCTGgccctcctctcttttccttcctggtCACGAACACTTCGGAgggaaatattcttttcaaaatatgtaactGAAAGGGATTGCCCCCGGGGTGGGGAGGTAACCACATGGGCTCACCAGAGTCACCAGGACTAAGCATTGCAGATCTCTGGGGGGACACTGCCCCCCCCACATTCCTGGCAGCAGGTTTGGGGGGCCTCCAGTTTTCCGGGCCCCTCACCCAGCCCCCGCCAAGACGTTGCCTTCCGGGAGAGCCCCCATCACAAAGATCCAGGGGCTCTTACCACCCATTGGAGAGAAGCCACCAAGCCAGGAACTGGGCTCCTGTGGGGACATCTGGCCCAGGCAGGCATCAGAGGCCACTCTGAACCACGGATAGAGGCGGCATCTGTCACAGGTCCGCTGAGACACTGGGGGAGATGCTCTCTGGGAGCCCTGAGCTAACATGGCCCGGAAATGCCTGGGGACCTTTGACCTCAGCTTGCAAAGGACAAGTTTCAATCCTCCTGCGGGTGCTTGGTGAGAAGTTTCAAAAGCTTtgctgccagaaaaaaaaaaggaaaaataaagctttgcTGCCTTATCAATCAGCAAACCGGCTTGTCCTTGTGACGTGACCGTGACAAAAGGCTCCTGgcgtgggggggcggggacaaCCTTTACTGCCGGGGGTGAGGGGATGCTGAGAGGGAGTGCTGGTGAGGCCAATGGCGCATGAACAGAGCCTGGACGGAAAGCAGGCCCTGGGATCGCCTCCCCCTGAGTAGCCCCTGACCTGTTAGGAGCCCCTTGGGTGAGAGCCGCAGGGAGTTCAGGTCCAGTGGGAAAACTTTCGTGGCCGTATAGGTTCCAAAGACTCGAAGACTTGTGTCTACCCCCTGCCTGGGTGGGCCACCAGGCTGGGTTAGGCTGAGTCCGGGAGGCCGTTCCTCCTGCACAGCTCGTTCTCGCACACAGTACCCAGGAAGCCATCTCACACAGCAACAGGGAGGCCCAGGGGTGCAGAATGTTCCGTCGAGTCTGCAAGGGGAGCCTGCACGGGTTACGTCAACTGTAACTACATTTACGTGAGTGGCCACCACGCGCTAGCTTGGCCGCCCCCGGGCGCCCTGGCAGATGAGTGACAGAGGGGGCCGGTGTCTTGGTGGGTGGGAAGCACATGGAGAGGAGCCCTGGGCTGCCTCCGTCTCTCGAGCCTTCCCCGGGGGGCACCGGCAGCACCGGGACGGGCCGCCCTCCCAAGGTGGGCAGAGGAAGCCGAGGGGAAAGAACCAGCCCGCATTGCCAAAGAGACACACGAACTTTAATCACTCTggacaagcagggcaggggcggaaGTCAGGCTGGGGGGGCGGCTGGGAGAGTGCCAGCCTCGACGGCACATGCTCAGGTCCCGCTGCCAGCCCCCAGCCACGTAGCCATGGGTCCGTTGGCTATGAGTGAGCACCAGAAACCACCACTGGGGCCACCTCTGCCCCGGGGTCTGTGTAAGCACCAATGGGCGGAGGCCATCTCCCTCTGGAGAGAGGTTCAGGCCACccgggatggggggaggggaaggctggACGCGGCCATGCAGGCCCACcctgggagggggagaaaggacagAAGGCCTGATGTCCCCTCACTTGACCTTGGCCTCTCCCGGTGCCTGTCTTGGCTTCATGGCTCAGAGGAGCCTCCCCCTGATTGACCCGGAATGTTGGCCGCTTCAGTTCCCTAGACCTGCTGAGGGGTCCAAAGCCCGGCCCACTCCCCGGTGGCATGTGTAAAGGCGGCATCAGGCCAGAGGAGGCGCTGCTGGGCAGGAGATGCCCACCAGGGCTTTAGCACCTTAACCAAGCCTGGAAAGCCAGGGACGCTGGGCTGGCGAGAGAGGCCAAGGAGGGTCAGCGAGCACCTGGGAGCCAGGCACCTTCGggagggtgggctgggaggggcaagagaacagaggagggggagCCCCAGAGGGATGCGAGAATGGGAGGATGTTGGGAAGAGAATGTTCTGGAGGCTTCCAGAATGTTCCAAAAGTAGAAGCGTGTGGAAGTCCTAGAATCTGGTGGCTCAAGCGGGGTCCACAGCCCAGCCCCATCAGCACCACCCAGGAACgtcttagaaatgcagaatcacgGGCCCCCTCCAGAATCCAAATCGGAATCTGCATTTTGGCACAGCCCCCAAAGTCATTCAGATGCACGTTCAAGTCCGGGACGTGCCGGTTTAAAAGGCTGGGAAAATTCTAGAACGTTTAGGTCAGAGGGCTTCTTAAGATAGGtccaagagaggagagaaaggggtgaTGGCGGGGAGAAAACAAGAGGAAGACCATCCAGAACGCCAGGTCCCGGGGGCCCACTTTACGGAGGTGTAAACTGAGGCCTCGCAGGGGACgaccctgcccccagcccacccccccgGCCGGAGCCGCCCCCCGCTGGAGGCGCTAGTCCTCCTCGGGCTTGATGAGGTGGCCGCTGAAGGTGATGTAGGTGTCGACATCGTCGCTGTAGACGGCGTTCTCCCGCTCGCGCTTGAAGAGCCGCACCCAGACGCGGTCGCCGGGCCCCAGGGCCAGCATCACGCTCTGACTCTGCATGATGCTGCGGTCGCTGGGCTGCGCGTACAGGATGACGGCCGCCTCCTCGTTGTGCACGACGTGCACGTATGTCTCCTTGAAGTTCCAGCTGTGCACGTTGAGGCTGAAGAAGTAGAGGCCGCGCAGGGGGGCGACAAAGTGGCCGGCGGCCAGGTCGAAGTGGCCGTCCGGGTTCACGAAGACGGTGTCAAAGAGCAGCGGCTGGAACCCCTCGCTGCTGTGCAGGGCCGTCTTGCGGCCCACGGAAAAGGCGGAGAAGCGCGTCCGGCACGGGCCCCCGGGGCTGCCCGCCTGCCCCTTGGAGCCCTTGGTGCCCTGCGGGCCGCGCTCCCCCCGGGGACCCTCCCTGCCCAGCTTCCCGGGGGTGCCCAGCAGGCCTCGGTCCCCTTTGTCACCTGTGGGGACAAGAAGGGGAAAGTCAGGGCAGGCGCCCAGGCCTGCGCCAAGGGAGTCCCTCCGTGGGTTTGCGGAAGACGCGAGAAGGAGGCCAGAGCGGGAGCCAGCGTTTACAGAGCCCCTTGGTGCATGCCAGCCCTCACCTCCCTGAATGCCCGTCTAAGGAAGATACCGTGACCGTCTCCGGTCCCAGGAAGGTTGAGGGAGtcatccagggtcacacagctcagGGGAAGCAGGTAACGCAACACTCAGGAGGGTCTGTCTTCCGCCTgcctgttcccctcccccctacAGCGAAGGCGTGGTGTGGCCCCTGGGAGGCCAGGCCCAAACCCCCAGCCAGACTGCAGTGGAGACGTGGGCTACGTGCAGGATGTGCTTTGCGTTTCTGACCCAGAGAAGGAACCCAAGAAAAGTACCTCTGCTTCCCCGAAGGGAAAAGCCCTGGGTAGGAGCCAGGCGGCCCTGGGTGGGGATTATGTCCCACCGGGGCGTTTCCCGGTCAGGGTCTTGGTTGCCTTGTCTATATCTTAAGAAGGATCACGTCCACCTCGCAGGGGTGCTCCTGGGCCCTCAACAAAATGTCCTAGGGGACAGTGCGCCACAGCCCACACTCCCGAGGTGGGATGGCCCACCCAGCGAGGCTCAGCCCGTCCCTGCCTGCCCTGGGGTCCGGCAGCGTCTAACCTGGTCCTCGGGCACGCAGGCCTCTGCCCAGCCTTTGTTCCAGGCCGACCCTGAACTCAGGAGACGCAGGTGACCGCCTGTGTCTCCAGGTACCTGCTCCCACATATTTGATGATCGCACCAtcagcccctccccttttttttttttttttttttttaaactttttttttttttcaacgtttatttatttttgggacagagagagacagagcatgaacgggcgaggggcagagagagaaggagacacagaatcggaaacaggctccaggctccgagccatcagcccagagcctgacgcggggctcgaactcacggaccacgagatcgtgacctggctgaagtcggaggcttaaccgactgcgccacccaggcgccccaacccctcCCCTTTGACAGACCCACACGGCCCTGTGGTTTCCCAAGGTCTCCTAGGACCGTGGCCACACCCGTGGGAAGAGCGGAGGAGGG
The Lynx canadensis isolate LIC74 chromosome B4, mLynCan4.pri.v2, whole genome shotgun sequence DNA segment above includes these coding regions:
- the C1QTNF6 gene encoding complement C1q tumor necrosis factor-related protein 6; its protein translation is MGIAALGLLCAVLLFPLLVLGVPTQEPTSGEAVASGPPGYCRRCCDPEDSLTPADEADVSSASPSALPYVLPEVRPYINITILKGDKGDRGLLGTPGKLGREGPRGERGPQGTKGSKGQAGSPGGPCRTRFSAFSVGRKTALHSSEGFQPLLFDTVFVNPDGHFDLAAGHFVAPLRGLYFFSLNVHSWNFKETYVHVVHNEEAAVILYAQPSDRSIMQSQSVMLALGPGDRVWVRLFKRERENAVYSDDVDTYITFSGHLIKPEED